ATTGGTTATTTTGAAAATGCCCAAACAGCTACTATTACCCTAACTTTTCCTGCTAATAGTACTGTTAGTTTTGATTCTCCCAATTTTTATGGTCTTGATACACTATCTTATCAAAAAGCTATAAAAAGCCTTAAGCAGCAAAAAACGCATACAAAGACAGAAGCCAATAATGTTTTAACAACTTATCATGCTAAGCGTGACTCTTCAGTAGTTTACACCTTACCCTTTGATAAAGGATGGCAAGCAACAGTTAATGGTAAAAGAGCAAAAATCCGGCGAATTCAAAAAGGATTAATGGCTGTTGACGTTCCTAAAAGTAGGGGAACTATTAGGCTTAGCTTTACGCCTCAAGGTCTAAAAGAAGGCAACCTACTATCACTATTAGGACTAGGATTATTTATTTGTTATAACGTAATAACTAAGCTAATCTCTTCTAAACATAAAAAAGTATCACAATAAAGAACAGGAGCTAGAATTTGTTCTAGCTCCTGTTCTTTATTTTATAAAATAAAAATAAAAAGCTGAGTACACTCAGCTTAAGATAGTCCGTACGGGATTCGAACCCGTGTTACCGCCGTGAAAAGGCGGTGTCTTAACCCCTTGACCAACGGACCATAGGTGTTATCTTTAACACTCTTATTATTATAGCAAATAAAATTTCTTTGTCTAGCCCTTTTTTCAATTTTTTTTACTTTTTTTACTTTTTTTACTATTGCAGATTAGATTATTTTTTGATAAACTAATGTGGTTGATAAAGGTCCCATAGCTCAGCTGGATAGAGCATTCGCCTTCTAAGCGAACGGTCGCAGGTTCGAATCCTGCTGGGATCAAAAAATAAGCAATCAGAAGAAAATTCTGATTGCTTTTTTATTTCTAGCCCTTATTTATGATAGGGACTGCCTTGCTGAATCATAAAAGCACGATAAATCTGCTCAACAAGTACTAGACGCATTAGTTGATGAGGTAATGTTAATAAACCAAAGCTCATTAAGTGACTAGCTCTTTTTTTAACACGCGCATCTAGCCCTAGACTACCGCCAATGATAAAAGTAATGGTGGAACTACCAGCTAAAGTAAGTTTAGACATCTGATTAGCAAAATCTTCCGATGACGATTGTTTTCCTTCAATTGCTAAAGCTATAACATAGTCTCTATCACCAATTTTAGCTAAAATTTTATCGCCTTCTTTTGCTAAAATGTTGTTATTTTCCGCTGGACTTGCTTGATCGGGCGTTTTTTCATCAGGTAATTCAATGATTTCACATTTAGTGAAACGTCCCATACGCTTAACATACTCCGCAATGCCATCTTTTAAGTATTTTTCTTTTAATTTTCCGACACAAATAATCTTGATTTTCATGATCTGATTATAACATATACACACACTTTTAACATCTTATCCACATACTAATTTCCCAATAAAACTATGACTTTGCTTTTTATTTAAAGGATTTCCACAACTTTTAAAAACTTATCCACAACCTGTGGATACTTTTCTTTTTCAAATCTTTAAGATATAATTAAGACACTTAAATTATCATTTTAGACAACAAATTAGTAATCTAAAAATAGATAGGGGCGATTTCATTTGAAACAAAAATCAAATAACCATGGATTTCAAAGGATAATTCTAATAATCCTATTAGCAATACTCTCAGGCATGGCAGGAGCTTATCTCATGCTCTATTTTTCCAATAACCTGTCAACTCCTTTGAATAATTCGCAAGCCAAAGCCAAAACAAGCAATGTGGTTTACAATAATACTACCAACACGACTAAAGCAGCCAAAAAAGTCCAAGATGCTGTTGTATCAGTTATTAACTACCAAAAGAATACCGATTCTTCTTTAAATGATCTTTATAGTCAAATGTTTGGTGGAGACAATGATAAGCGTTCTGAAGATGATTTGAGTGTCTACAGCGAAGGCTCTGGCGTTATTTATCGAAAAGAAGGTGGATCAGCTTACATCGTCACTAACAATCACGTTATTGATGGAGCTGAAAATATTGAAATTATGCTTGCTGATGGAACAAAAGTCGTCGGAGAACTTGTTGGATCTGATACTTACTCCGATTTAGCTGTTGTCAAAATTTCTGATGAAAAAGTATC
The sequence above is drawn from the Streptococcus pluranimalium genome and encodes:
- the rlmH gene encoding 23S rRNA (pseudouridine(1915)-N(3))-methyltransferase RlmH; this encodes MKIKIICVGKLKEKYLKDGIAEYVKRMGRFTKCEIIELPDEKTPDQASPAENNNILAKEGDKILAKIGDRDYVIALAIEGKQSSSEDFANQMSKLTLAGSSTITFIIGGSLGLDARVKKRASHLMSFGLLTLPHQLMRLVLVEQIYRAFMIQQGSPYHK